The genomic region TTTTACATCCACCCTTACCTGACCCGATCCAcaacaaatcaaatattttaaTCAAACATAATATTCAATCATTCTATAGTTCATAgacatattaataaaaaaaaagttcatattaaaattaaaagtaataaaaattataataaaattattgttgaaattattAGAGCATTTGGGTTCAATCTCCATCAACTTCATTATATatgtataataattttttattatatactataatATATTAAGAGAGCGGATTAGTCGAATAATTGAGTTAAGCATAAATTCACACCCGATCCTATCCGCAGATCAACTCGCTCTACTCTCAACCCGATCACTGCGGATCGAGTTGCCAACCCTACTCAAACGGACTGAATCGAATTGGATATCTGCGAATAGGATTAATATTGCCAGTCCTATGGAATACATTCTTGATATAATAACATAGAAAATAGTACAAAAAATCACACAATTATATAAAATAGCAAAACAACagaaaaaatttaacaaatttaTGTTTAGTTTGGTAAAACAATTTTAAAAGATGTTTCtgcttttaaaaaatataagCTCATTATTTTGtatgtaataaataaaaaaaactatgtacttgtaatttttaaatcaaaaaatAGAAATGTTTCTAAAAACACTTAAATAGAGTTTTTTTAAATTNNNNNNNNNNNNNNNNNNNNNNNNNNNNNNNNNNNNNNNNNNNNNNNNNNNNNNNNNNNNNNNNNNNNNNNNNNNNNNNNNNNNNNNNNNNNNNNNNNNNNNNNNNNNNNNNNNNNNNNNNNNNNNNNNNNNNNNNNNNNNNNNNNNNNNNNNNNNNNNNNNNNNNNNNNNNNNNNNNNNNNNNNNNNNNNNNNNNNNNNNNNNNNNNNNNNNNNNNNNNNNNNNNNNNNNNNNNNNNNNNNNNNNNNNNNNNNNNNNNNNNNNNNNNNNNNNNNNNNNNNNNNNNNNNNNNNNNNNNNNNNNNNNNNNNNNNNNNNNNNNNNNNNNNNNNNNNNNNNNNNNNNNNNNNNNNNNNNNNNNNNNNNNNNNNNNNNNNNNNNNNNNNNNNNNNNNNNNNNNNNNNTGTTGAAAGTAACAAGGAAAAGGATAGACATGGGGAGTGGAGATCGGAATTTGAGAATATAGAAGTTCGTTTGAATGGTTCTATCCAGCCAACTCCTTTAGTTTAGAAGAAAATCTTCTATTAATCAAGGACTTGAGcatcaaaaaaaaaatgaagcagAATTGCGACTCAAAATCTGTTATTGGAAGATCACAGAGTAGGGAGGCGCAGACCATCTATTGAAGGAGAGAGTATGAActgaaaaatacacaaattagGTTAGAGTTAGAATTAATAAAAAGATACATAACATGGGAATCAAAATAACGGTTTGGGATGTGAGACTTGTTTGAAATTTGGCTGAAATAACACTTGTTCACGTCGTATTCCGAAAGATGATGACTAATTTTTTAAACTTCTTTTAGTTAAGAACTATGTTGTTCATAGAAAAAATTGTGAAAAATTAATTTGAagtatcatttaaaaaaaaaaaaagataatgtgCATATTCTAAGAGCATACTTTTGAAAAATTGAGCATTTTTATATTGTTAAAAAAATCGAAATagattcttaaataaaaagtaccTTGTTCAAATTTTGATACAGAAGAGAAAGTTATGGAATATTGTACAAATgttgaaaaattgaaagaaatgtTAAATTTTTGGCGTTTACTCTGCAATATTTATATGTCAAATATTTTGAAAGAAATTTGACAAAATACGCGATAATTCTTTGGGTGAATTCAGTGCATCGCTTCTATAAATAGCAAGATTTGCTTCATTTCAATTTGAACCAAAAGAGTGGGGGAAAATCTAGCGAGAGAATATGTGACGGTTGAGTTATATATTAACAGATATTTTTTCTATGATAAAAGTAAAAGGTGTTTGTTGTGTTTAAAAATTATAAGGTATGGTAAAATAGTTTTAGAAATAACACTCTATTATATTCTTTGGTATAGAAATATGTAATCAAAGCAAAATACTATGTAATTATTTTGCGTAGGAGTATAGAAATAATACTATGTAATTAATCtgaatgttaaaaaaaaaaaatctaaagttAGTTTGTGATTTAtatccaattttaaaattttcatgttaaataatggtATAAGTGGCCTTCATATAATAGTtcctttataatatttttaacccgtacatatatagtatatatatatatatgaattgttGACATATACATAGTATTATACTTATATATGTATACAATATATATATGAATTGTTTACATTTCccatatgttcttattattaattgttttcatgtatatatatgcatgcatgcAGAAAGAAGATGTAAGTCAACAAGAGGAAGGATAAAAGCATGTGTAATCCGATTCCTGATTTTATACTAGAATGTATTTTCGACTCCCTAAAGGAGATAGTTGTAGTTGGATGGAAGAAGTATGCAAGCAATCCGGTGGACTATGTGTTgaacaacaagaagaaacttAAGGAGCTAGAGAAAGCCATAAATGATCTCCAGGAGGATAGAAACAGGGTATGTGGAAAAGCCGACGAGGATGAAGTGCGATTCGGGAGAGAAGTATATCATGTTAAGGCATGGTTGCGTCAGGTACAAGACATAATCGATGAATATCGTAAGTTGGAAGAAGATAGGAAAAAACACTTTGTGGCGTCCTACCTAAATCCAATTCAAAGGTATGGCTGGAGCAAAACAGCACAAGAGATTAAAGGGACGGTTGGAGAGCTACAAAATGAAAAGTGTGATATTATTATATCTTCTTGGCAAGATCTATCATCCATTGGTGTTGCAACTTCTGAATTTGATTATGTGAGTTTCTAGAATGCTTTGTTTCTAAATGTTTTATATTTAtgattatttttctaataaaagATTTGTATTCCAGATACCTTTAAAATCAAGAGAAACAACCAAGAAAAAGATCAAGGAATCGCTAGAAGACCCTAATGCAAGATTGATCGGTGTTTTTGGGGCAACTGGTGTGGGAAAGACCACTTTGGTAAAAAGTGCTACTGCTCTGTTGGAAAAGCCGAACGAGTTCGATGTGGTGATAACGGTTAAAGTGACAAAATGTCCTGATATAAAAAGGATACAAGGCCAAATCGCTGACATGCTGGGAGTGAAGTTTGAAGGGGAAAGTGAGCATGCAAGAGCAATCACCATACAAGACAAGCTTAAGAATGAGAAGGACAACATCCTTATAATCCTAGATGATCTATGTGCAAAAATAGATCTAAATTCATTGGGGATTCCATCACCAACCGATGATCTTGGTCCTCTTCTCTTGACAAAAGGTGAATCTTCTGCTGACAAACAAACTGATGGAGCAGATAAGGAGAAACAAAGCAGGGGGTATAAGATTTTGTTGATTTCTGATCTGAGACAAGTATTGACTGAAATGGATGTGAAGCTAGACCTTATTATCCATGTGAAACTCTTAACTCGTAAGGACGGAGAGACACTGTTCAAGGAGATGGCTGGAATAGGAGCCAACAATTCTGAAATTGAAACATTAGCAGCAGAAATAGCCAACAAGTGTCAAGGTTTGCCGATGTCAATAATTACAACTGCAAAGGCATTGAAAAATCAGAGCCACTTAGTTTGGAAGGATACTCATCGAGCGCTTGAAAAGCTTGAAGAGGAAAACCAATTAGCAGCACCTGAGTATTCTACAAAGTTGAGTTATAGCCTTCTAGAAAATGAGGAGCTCAAGCTTACCTTCTTGCTTTGTGCCCGTATGGAACATGACGCATTGGTTGCCGATTTGGTGCGATATTGCATTGGTTTGGGTTTTCTTCAAGGCGTCTACTCAGTTTGGGAAGCCAGAGACAGAGTACAAATGTTGCTCGTCAAGTTAAAAGAGTCAGGTTTGTTGTCTAATAGTTATTCAAGTGATCGTTTCACCATGCAAAATCTTGTTCGTAATGCCGCTTTGTCAATATCATCCGAAGAGAGGCGTGTGTTCATGATGGCCGAAGAAAAACTAGATGAATGGCCTGATGAGGATCTACTTAAAGAGTACACTGTTATTTCCTTACAACGTTGTAATTTCATTGAGAGATTTCCTGTGAACATGTGTTGTCCTAGGCTTAGAGTCTTTCATATTGAAAATAATGATCCATCTTTACAAATACCAGataatttctttaaaaaaatgagAGAACTTAGGGTGTTGATTTTGGTTGGGTTCAACCTTTCATCATTGCCTTCCTCAATTAGATACCTAAAAAAACTAAGAATGCTTTGTTTTGAGAAATGCATTTTAGGTGAACGTAAGCAATTAGGTGTCTTGGGAgaattaattaatttaagaataCTTAGCTTTTCAGGATCTGATGTCAAAGCTTTGCCTGATGAGCTAAAGCATTTATCTAAGCTTCAAATCTTTGACATCAGTAACTGTTACAAGCTTAGAGAGTTTCCACATGATGTAATGAAAAGTTTGACTAGGCTTGAGGAGTTGTATGTGAGAAACACTCGCATTCAATGGAAGGCAATTAATGACAGTGTTCTATCTGTGTTGGGTGATCTGAATCAATTAACAAATCTAGACCTGCAAATCCCAAGTGTTGAGCATCTACCCAAGAATTTGTTCTTTGACAAGTTGTACAGTTACAAGATTATCATTGGCTCTTTAAATAGATATTTAGAGGCTGATTTCAAGATTCCAGATAAGTATGACCTGTCAAGATGTTTGGCATTATGCCAAAAGGATGGCTTTGACATTCATTCCCAGGAGGCAATCAAAATGTTGTTTGAAAGGGTTGAAATCTTGTTGCTGCAAAACTTGAACGGTGTCCAAGATGTTTTTTATGAGTTGAATCTAAATGGATTTCCTTATCTTAAACGTTTATCCATTGCAAGCAACAAGAGTGTTCGCTCTCTCATTAGTCAGCAGAGGCAGCGTTCTGATCAGGTGGTTTTTCCCAAATTGGAGTCATTGTATCTCTATAAGCTTAGGAAAATGGAGCAAATTTTCTCTTGTCAGCCACTCTTAGAAGGTTCCTTTGGTAACTTGAAAATGATCAAGATCAAACTCTGTGGTTGCTTGAAGAATGTTTTCTTAATGTCTATGGTTGAACTTCTAATTGCTCTTGAGACAATTGAAATTTCAGAATGTAACTCTTTGGAGACTATTGTTGGAGAAACAATTAATCATAATGAAACAGAGCCTACTCTTAAGTTTCTCAAACTTCGTTCTTTATCGCTGCAATCTTTATCCAAGTTTACTGGGCTCTATCCaatttcatctgaagaagatagCAGATCACTGTTTGATGGCAAGGTATGCTCATAACTACTTTTCAGATTTGATTCTCTTGTACATTTTGAACTTTGTTTCATAATAGGAAGAAAGCTTGTATATGTACTAAAAAAAGTGACAAAAGAAAATAATTTGAGAAAATTATATTCAACTACTTTTGGAATCAGCATTAGTTGTTTATATTGCTTGGCAGATTGAATTTCCGGAGCTAGAGAGAATTGAGTTGTCTATGCTCCAAATCAAACACATATGGAGTGATCAAATATTGGCTTGTCATACCGTTGACCAAAGAACTTTTCCTTTTCATCAAAAGTTGACGAGATACTTTGGCAAGAAGCGCCACACTATCAAACAAACTTATTCTTCCTTTCAAAATTTGATGCACCTCGATGTGAATGGTTGCTGGAATTTAGAAAGCCTATGGTCTTTCTCTGTTGCTAGACATTTGGTGAATCTTCAAAGCCTTTTTGTTACTGATTGTAAGATGACCCACATCTTCCCCCATGATCAAGGTGATAGTGAGGCTAAAACGAAAAAGGTATGTAACTAATTCATTAACATTACATTAGATTTGTTTAATTAATTAGttcttgataaaaaaaattcaagtgcCTCTAGAAAAAATTATAGATTGGTTTTAATCTATTTATTACATGACATATTATTTATTAGATCCATATATCCATATATTAATataaacaataacaataatatcaAATAATATCATTATGTCTCATCATGTGATGTCTCTTGTGAGATTGTTCATAGAGACCTTGTTTAACCATCTCATACAAAATCTTTTTAGATTTTCTTTTGCTTCTAACTACTATAGGTCTATCTTTTATCAAATCTGTCGTCGTCTTTGTTGTATGATTCAttcttttattattgtatttaatTAGTATTTGATAttttaattgaataataataaataaaaattttttgttttaattttttaaaaatattttactaaaaGGTGATTGgctgatttttattttttgtcaagTCATTAGAATTGGTGACATGATATCATTAGAAAAAACAAAAGATGACTTAAACTCATTATAAAGAATGTTAGTATCAACTTATAtgttataaatagataaatagagaCTTTTAGCAAATAACAAGTTGTAAGCCAAATTTAGGCTAACAAATTTACATTACAAATTAGGCCTATTAACAGTGAAGCTTGGCCTAGCCTTACTTGTCTCCACCCTTAATGCTCAGTTCTGAAATTAATATGAAAAGATGAAGACTTAGAGATGAAcctgttggaataaattaattttattaacccAGATCATCCATATCGAATCATCAAAAATATAACATAacataatgcggaagcgtacctgaattcataaacatgaatcatacgatcagaagagtttggatcttgtggttctttcgatcttcctcaactaaagccttctgtattcctaggaggctgaactgcaactcttttgatggggaaagagcaacaaaggcggctttggcatatcggggaccgaaaccctgaaatctcccacttgggctatacatatattctttcttgacataatcacatcttataaattttatgcgcgcatctgaatgctatttctctcattactttaacaatctggtccgtctcatacattagatatggaactaccgcagcttttatcacattaaataccgtgactaaaccacgccaatcaccatcctaatatacttaacgacatagatcaaatttggatgagtaatatggaaattacatgccaagtgatctcatgcatgtctatttccagctggtccaactttattgagatcaaacacaatacaaatattgcaaaatgaatatttcacataacatgaaataaaccatcaacttaattctgcagaaaaataactcaatatctgtcataggacatacAGCATAAACTCCACTAAACCAAGACATCACAACTATTGACACCCATCCAAGCAGTGTGCTCATAAAAAAACTTTAGGGGTCAATCCCTTGGTAatgggtctgctagcatatactctgttcctatatgtcCTATGGAAATCTGgtttttcttaaactttctccTTAACAACTAAGAACTTAATGTctgtatgcttcgattttgtcaagctcttattgttattggagtatagtactgctgacttattgtcacaaaatatctttaatggccttttaatgtcatctactatatgaagctTAGTGACAAAGTTTCacaaccatatgccatgaaatcggaatcagagtacctaatgatctccaaattttctgatctccgataaataagcatgtaatcctttgttctctttaaacaacgcattacgcgtttaacagctatccaatgatccgtgtccggattgctcaagtatctacccaacactcccactataaatgatatatcgggatgtatgtagacttgagcatacattaaattccctagtgctgatgcataaggtttatcatgcattgttGTCTTCTTAAGATCATTTTGGGGCATTACttgagactgaacttgtctcctttagttacgggtgtgtccattggtctacaactttctatgccatatctacttaaaaaatcttttcgatattgttcttttgtgataatccaagaataccttgagagcgatctcttagtatctcgattcctaatacaaaagaggcatcaccaagatctttcatttcaaatttgttcgatagaaatttcttagtttcatgcaacaagcctatatcgctactggcaagtagaatgtcatcaacatgtAAGACCAAAAGgatgtatttactcccactgaacttgcggtatacatattcatctataatatttacctcaaaaccatgAGGTAATGAGTTAattaaacttgtgataccattaacgggaagcttgtttgagaccatagatggattttctcctttttctattggatctccttaatgacacttcttgaggttgttgagcttgctgtatgggttgggGTTGATGAGGATTCTCATCATTTTCTTGTACTGTAGCAGTATCtcgagcaacaacaatattctcattgttctcttgtactgtaactggatctacagtagaattctcattttgctcttgtactataactaTATCTTGAACAACAATAGGCACAAAAACCTGATCATTGTCAGCtacagaatcctcatcaaaagcaacattcctaatatttccttccccccaaactcaacatcctcaagaaatctcgcatttcccgtctcaaaaatagaccttgatgcaggtttgtaaaacttgtacccccgtgaacgctcagcgtaaccaacaaagtagcaactgattgtccttgagtccaattttctttcatgcggcctataaggtcgcgcctcaactggacatccccaaatatgcaaatgctttatactgggccttttcccagtccaaatttcatatggggttttgttaactgctttgcttggcaccctattaaggatgtacactgcggtctttaaggcttctccccagagtgattcaggcaaagaagaatgactaatcatacttctcaccatgtctttaagagttcggttccttcgctctgcaacaccattcatgctaggtttgcctggcatggtgtattgcggaacaataccacactcctctaggaaaaAAGCAAAAGGCCCGGGACGTTGCTCACCTGTACCatcatatcttccgtagtattcaccaccacgataagatttgacagctttaattttctttccaagttgaagttcaacttcagctttgaaagacttgaaaacatccaaggcttgggaCTTTTCGTGAATTAAATATGGATACCtgtaacgagagtaatcatctatgaacgtaatatAGTACCattgtccattccaagagacagtagggaatgggccacatatatcggtatgtatcagtttTAAGACATCTTTAGTtctctcggcacctaatttcctttcgtttgtcctttttccctttatgcactcaatgcagacttcaaagtccgccaaatttaggggtccaagaattcCATCCGACATGAGCCTTTGAATTCTCTGTTTAGATATGTGACCTAGGcatttgtgccataatgatgccgaattctcatttagttttcgttttgtactcgtttgcagtatttcattattataggaattaaagtcaagcctatatagattatccaccaaatgaccagagcaaatattattcgaattatagaagagactgactttattgtctccgaacgaacaaaaataacctgatttgtccaaacgagaaacagaaaccaaatttcgtctaaatgacggtacataaaatgtctctaataaatccaagtaaaatccactcgtggaacataatctaaaggttcctatagcttcaactgcaactatattgccgtttgccacatagatgtatctttcagcatcacttggcggtcggctccacaggcaaccctgcataataacacttacatgagtagaagtaacagaatctacccaccaagtatcaacaggtgcataacttaaactagcctcagaacaaacgaaagtaagaattatacccttctttacacgccaggtggcatatttggtacaatccttcttcatgtgtcccaccttcttacagaagaaacaagttgaaacttgatcttgtttcttagcctttttctgctgagaaggcacatccgcagtagtatcacgctttcttttatactgagaagatgaagtcatgtgagcactttcagtcttatcttgctgcagcctctcttcttcttgcacacagtgagatataagctcatttaaggactaagtgtccttcagagtgttataactcactttg from Arachis ipaensis cultivar K30076 chromosome B02, Araip1.1, whole genome shotgun sequence harbors:
- the LOC107626884 gene encoding probable disease resistance protein At1g12280, encoding MCNPIPDFILECIFDSLKEIVVVGWKKYASNPVDYVLNNKKKLKELEKAINDLQEDRNRVCGKADEDEVRFGREVYHVKAWLRQVQDIIDEYRKLEEDRKKHFVASYLNPIQRYGWSKTAQEIKGTVGELQNEKCDIIISSWQDLSSIGVATSEFDYIPLKSRETTKKKIKESLEDPNARLIGVFGATGVGKTTLVKSATALLEKPNEFDVVITVKVTKCPDIKRIQGQIADMLGVKFEGESEHARAITIQDKLKNEKDNILIILDDLCAKIDLNSLGIPSPTDDLGPLLLTKGESSADKQTDGADKEKQSRGID